The DNA window CGAGCCGCAAGCCAGAAGACCTGCCTGTATCGATCACCCTTGGCCTCGGTCTCAGGCGGGCGGGTACAGCACCAGTGCGTGCGCAGGTTTCCAGCAGTCGCTTCACGCGACGGGAAACGGCGCATCCTTGCGACTGGCCTGTGACTGCTCCCTGGCGGCCTCCACGGAACGGCATTTTGATGGCTGTCTTCGCGAATACTCCTGAACGCATGCCGGATGCGCCGGCTTCCCCCTGCATCAACTTCTGCCAGTTGGATCCGTCCAGCCAGATCTGCCAGGGCTGCTGGCGGACGCTGAACGAAATCGTCGCCTGGCCGCGACTCTCGGCCCAGCAACAACACACGGTTGTGGCCGCTTGCCAGACCCGGGCGGTGGAACGGGCGAACGGGACCTGAACCGGCAACGCAGGCGGCGCTCGCCATTGCATGACGTTTTGACACGAATAACCTGTAGAGGCTTCTCGATGGATACTTCCCCTGTGCTCGCAGCCGCCGACGCCCATGAAACCGACGCCCATGAAACCGACGCCCATGAAACCGACGCGAGCGAACGCTGGCTGCGGTTCGCCATTCTGGTCGCGTTGATCTCGGCCGCCGCTGCGTTGCGACTGGCTCCGCACTGGGACAACTTTACGCCGCTGGGGGCGATCGCCCTGTTTGGCGGGGCCGCGTTCCGTTCCCGCGGAGCGAGCGTGCTGTTGCCGCTGGCCGTCGTGTTTCTGACCGACCTGCTGATTGGCGTGCATGTGCTGATGCCGTTTGTTTATGCGTGCCTGCTGTTTAACGTGTGGCTCGGAAGTTGCCTGAAAAAGCACCTGCGACCCGTGCCGCTGGCGGGAGCGACTTTGCTGGGAGCGGTCGTGTTTTTCGTGACGACCAACTTCGCCTGCTGGGTGGTTTATGAAGGCGACTCGC is part of the Lignipirellula cremea genome and encodes:
- a CDS encoding DUF1289 domain-containing protein, producing the protein MAVFANTPERMPDAPASPCINFCQLDPSSQICQGCWRTLNEIVAWPRLSAQQQHTVVAACQTRAVERANGT
- a CDS encoding DUF6580 family putative transport protein — translated: MDTSPVLAAADAHETDAHETDAHETDASERWLRFAILVALISAAAALRLAPHWDNFTPLGAIALFGGAAFRSRGASVLLPLAVVFLTDLLIGVHVLMPFVYACLLFNVWLGSCLKKHLRPVPLAGATLLGAVVFFVTTNFACWVVYEGDSLAGLARYYVMGLPYFASSLAGDATYGLLLFGGWALAERYVPALRPATERTAVC